One stretch of Tachysurus fulvidraco isolate hzauxx_2018 chromosome 12, HZAU_PFXX_2.0, whole genome shotgun sequence DNA includes these proteins:
- the foxn3 gene encoding forkhead box protein N3, giving the protein MQLAWRALKSLVPQGVIRNGACMMSPSLFPGIRPLPINPIGSRVAAVRSVLAGCRILSESEPSCDSPLVSSDPKEDHNYSFGKSSNSTPGEKTQLDCGASEFHAHDATSDTDDDDRAKIKKEPKEWAVDALALAQHNKWHHLTKVKQRVASDMLPLKKRRTEKPPESDDEEMKEAAGSLLHLAGVRACLNNITNRTAKGQKEQKESMKNN; this is encoded by the exons TTCCTCAGGGAGTGATCCGGAACGGAGCTTGTATGATGAGCCCGAGCCTCTTCCCGGGAATTCGACCTCTTCCCATTAATCCTATTGGCAGCAGAGTGGCGGCCGTCAG GTCCGTCCTTGCCGGCTGCAGGATTCTCAGCGAAAGCGAGCCGTCCTGCGACTCTCCTCTGGTCAGCAGCGACCCCAAGGAGGACCATAACTACAGCTTCGGTAAATCTTCCAACTCGACACCCGGAGAGAAAACACAGCTCGACTGCGGCGCGTCCGAGTTCCACGCTCACGACGCCACCAGTGACACGGACGACGACGACAGGGCCAAGATCAAGAAGGAGCCCAAAGAGTGGGCGGTGGACGCTCTGGCCCTGGCGCAGCACAACAAGTGGCACCATTTGACAAAAGTCAAACAGAGAGTCGCCAGTGACATGCTGCCGTTAAAAAAGAGGCGCACGGAGAAACCTCCGGAAAGCGATGACGAGGAGATGAAGGAGGCGGCAGGGTCTCTTCTCCACCTGGCTGGCGTCAGAGCCTGTTTGAACAATATCACCAACCGGACGGCCAAAGGCCAGAAAGAGCAAAAAGAGTCCATGAAAAATAACTGA